DNA from Geobacillus vulcani PSS1:
ACGATCATTTGCGATCTCAACGAACGGCCGATGACCTTGTTTTAAGGCGGAAACACGACGGCTCACCCATGACGCATTTCAAGGAGGGAGAACGCGATGGTCCATCATGACGGATTTCAAACGGTGAAAGGAACGATCGATTGGGAGCATCCGATGTACAAATTGTATGAAAAAGCGAAGCGGAATGGGAAATGGAATCCGGCCGACATCGATTTCAGCCAAGACAAAGAAGATTTCGCCCGTTTGACAAGCGAAGAAAAGATCGCGGCGCTGCCGCTCGTCGCCGGTTTTTCCGCCGGAGAAGAGGCGGTGACGCTCGATATTTTGCCGATGGCCAACGCCCTCGCGCGCCAAGGGCGGCTTGAGGATGTCCTGTTTTTAACGACGTTTATGCACGATGAAGCGAAACATGTCGAGATGTTTTCCCGCTGGCAGCAAGCCGTCGGCATTGGACAAATGGACTTGTCCGTCTTCCATAACGACCATTACAAACGCATCTTTTACGAAGCGCTGCCGGAAGCGATGAACCGGCTGTATACCGACGATTCGCCGGAAGCGGTCATCCGCGCCGCCACTGTCTACAACATGATTGTCGAAGGGACGCTCGCCGAATCGGGGTATTATACGTTCCGGCAAATTTACAAAAAAGCCGGGCTGTTCCCAGGGCTGCTCCAAGGCATCGACTATTTGAACATGGACGAGGGCCGCCATATTCAGTTCGGCCTGTACACGATCCAGCGGCTCGTCAACGAAGACGAGCGGTATTACGATTTGTTCATCCAATATATGGACGAATTATGGCCTCATGTTGTCGGCTATGTCGCTTATTTGACCGAGCTCGGACAGCGCCAGCAGCAGCTCGCCCGCACATATGCGTTGGAAATCGACTATGAGATGCTGAACAACTATGTCATCAAGCAGTTCAACATTCGCAAAAAACAAATCAGCCGAGCGAAGCGGTATGACAGCGTCGAGGAGCTGGAAAAAACGTTGAGCGAGGCGGAACGTTGAAAACCGGAGCAAGGCTGCCGACAGGGGGATGAAGATGGCGGAACGCTTGAGAAAACTTGTTGCCCTTTCCGTTGTGACCGTTTTGGCTGCCGTTGCCGGCTGGCTGTTGGGCGGCGCCGGCCGGGCGGCAGCGGAAGGACAGGAACCAGAAGGATTTGTCATTCATGCCGATAAAGTGGTAGGGACGATTGATTTGGGTGGAATCATTCTTAAGGTCCCGGTCATTTTCAAGGGAGATATGCCGATCGCCTTTATGCAAGCGAAAATATATGGGATGACATTGACGAAACAACAAACGATGGCCGGGCGCACCGTGTCGTTTACGTTCCACACCGATCAAGTTGCGCGGACGAAATGGATGAAAGTGAGAGTGAAAAAAATGGAGATCGGTGGGCTGTGCACAGACGGCATGCCGCTTGTTGAGCAATGTTTGAAAGATGTAACGGTCGTGGCGACGGAACTGACAGCGGATGAGCTTGCCATTCCGCAGCTATCGGCGCAGGCATCGTTTGGAACGGCTTCCGTGGATGGTGGCAGTTCGATGGAATCGGATGGGGGTCAACTGCCAGAGACGTCAACGAAAACCGATCAGCCGACTGGGCCGTCATCAGAACAAAAGCCAACCGCGCCATCGGAACCGAGCGCGTCACCGAACGAACCGGCTTCTACAACGCCGAGCAGGAAACCGGCGGACAGAAGCAGCAACGGATCAGGGGATGGAAGCGATCCATCATCCGCTCCACCGACGCCTGGAAACGAAGAAGCGCCCCCAAGCCCGACTGCTCCTGCCGCGCCGCCGTCAACCATCCCTCCTCCAGCGCCTGACTCGGTGGGCGGGTTGATCGAGGAAGTGAAAGACGAACAGAAAAAAACGAGCGAGCTGATCGATCAAATCAGCGACGCGGTGAAATCCTCGGCAAGCGAGAAGACGCTCGATGGCATCGAGCAGCTGATCCGCAGCCAGACGGATCGGCTGACTGAACAGCTGGAACAAATCGATGCTATCTGGCAACAGACAAATGAACAGTGGAAGAACATGCAGCAGGAGTTAAGAGAGCATAAGCCGCCGGATGAGGCAGGGAGCGGACAACAGCCGCCGACGCAGGAATTGCCTGCGCCGCTTTCCGATGCGGGAGAAGGAAAGGGGATGATCGAACAGGTGTCGGAACGCATTCAACAGTATGAAGCGCAGCTTGAACAGCTTGAGAAAGTGAAACAACAGCTCGAACAACAGAAGAATGAGCTGAAACGCTGGATGCGGGTGCTGCCCTAAAAGCTTGGCGAAGGGCAAAGGCCTTCTCAAAGCAACAGACGGGCGCGCAAAAAGAGAATCCTGTGCGTAGCGGCGTGTCCGCTTCCCTTCCCATCTTTTCTGGAAGACTGGTGAAACACGATTATTTCTGCCGGATCGATGGAGTTCTTCAGGAAGGAAGAGCTGATGTTACAAAGCTTCTCAACTTGAGAAAGACCTGCTTTGAGCTGCTTTTTCATGAAATGAAATCACCGTCTTTCTGGAGCAAGAAAAGGCAGTGCGCCGGATTCGCGCTGCGCTAGCCGCCGAAAAGAGGCGTTTCCCTTTCGATGGCGGCGCATGACGAAAAACAAGCGGCGCGCTGCCTTTTTCTCGCGCTAAGGAGGAAAGCGCTTCAAATAATGCCGTCGCGGATCGCTTTCACAATGGCTTCCGTCCGGTTTTTGGCGTTCATTTTTTGCAAAATGGCCGACACATAGTCGCGCACCGTATACTCGCTCAAATGGAGCCGTTTCGCGGCCTCATAGGTCGACGCCCCTTCGGCGACGAGCTTCAGCACCTCGATTTCCCGCGGCGACAGGTGAGGCGTCGATGGAACGAGCTCCGGACGGCCGCCGCTGAATTTCGCCAGCACTTCGCCGGCGCTTTGGCCGAATTTCATGACCGCGGTGAAAATGTCGCTCGATAACGTGAACGGGCGTCCGGGGCCTTGATCCAAAATGGCCGCACCGATGAGCCGGTTTTCTGACGGGGCGTAAATCGGGGCGATGACGATCGATTCGAGCTGGAACTGCTCGATGTATTTGGTGGGCAGCCCTTCCGACGCATCGGGCAAGTAGATGGGCGGCACATTCGCCATATGATTGCCGAGCAGCTGCAGCTGCTGCACGTACTGTTTAATAAGCGGCAAAGCGTTGATGTTCTCGCGAATGTTTTTGATTTGTTTGTTATCAAGCTTGTATCCGTAAAGACCGAATCCGCTTTCATTCTCACTCGAGTAGGCGAACAGCGCGCAGCGTTCAAACGGCAAATAGGCGACAAAACCGGACGAAATGTATTCCACCGCCTGCTGCAATGATTTCGCGCGCATGATCCATCGATCGAATAAAATGACGGCATCTTTCCAAAGTTGGTCTTGTTTCGTTTGCTCAAGCGCCATTCCCCCGGCGTGAAACAGTTCGAACGAATGAAGGAGAAACGGAAGGACTTGATGATCCGTTTCATCTGTGCAAAACAAGAAAACGCTTTCTTCCCATGGAAGCGGAATGACGCGTTTCTTTCCTCTCGCCTTTGGCATATAGGCAAGCAACTGTTCACCTAAGGAAAAAATGGTGTCAGCTTCCAATACGTGAATAGCTGTCGGCAGCCACTCTGTTTCTCCGTATAGTTTTTTAACGTAAAAGCGGCCGTCCATCTTGTCCAGTTCGGCGATCCAATGGATGGGCATTTGTCTTGAGGCGGCAAGCTGTTCCAAAAACCGCCCGATGTCCGGCTGGTTGTCGACCGTTGGGGAAAAAACGGCCTCATACAGTTTGGAAAACAAATATTGAACGGCTTGATGATCATGAAATGTGCTGCCGGGGATGGCTTGAACGACTTCATGAACCGCATTTTCGAGCATCGTAAAGACAAACGTCATTTTGTTAGACGGCGAAAAACATGAATGGCTGCGCCATGCTTCACCGACGGTTTTCAGCCATTCGCGCGCCTCGCCATTCGCTTCCGCTGTGTGTTCGCAAAGCAGTTCAATGGCCGCTTCAAGCGAAGGGGCCGCGATATGCTGCTTTTTCCTTAGTTCGCATAATTTTGCATTCCAACGGGAAACGATCGATTCGCGGTGCCGTCCGATGATCGCCATCCCATCTTGCAAAATGGCCTGCAGCTTTTCACTTAGCGTACGATGCACCGCTTTTCCCTCCTTTTGCCGACTTGTCCGTTATCCATAAGTGAACCATTTGGTTTTTTATGTGTTAATATTATAACAATTCTGTCTATTATATCACAAATAGTTTTGTCCAAAAGTGTACAAAAAAGATGGCCGTCTGAAAACGGCCGAGCGCGCCTTCGGAACAGCTCATTGATGGTCTTCATAGGTCATAGATCGAAGACCTCGATTTCAAGATGGGGTCTTTTCCTTTCGTTTCGCCGGCGAGAAGCAAAGGGCCGCTTTTTGCTATACTATAGCCAACGGCACAATTGAAAAACAAGGAGAGAGAACGAATGAGCACCATCGAACATAAACAAGAAGCCCCCAAAACCGTCCGCTGCAAAGTCATCACCGTCAGCGACACGAGAACCGAGGAAACCGACCACAGCGGCCGGCTGATGATTGAGCTGCTGACTGAGGCCGGTCATGACGTTGTTGGCTATGAAATTGTAAAAGACGAGGAAGCGGCCATTCGCGAGGCGGTGCTCGACGGCTGCCGCCGCCTTGATGTCGACGCGGTGCTCACCAACGGCGGCACCGGCATCGCCAAACGCGATGTGACGATCGAAACGGTGAGCGCGCTGCTGGAGAAAGAACTCGTCGGCTTTGGCGAGCTGTTCCGCTTCCTCAGCTACACCGAAGACATCGGCGCCGCCGCCATGCTGTCGCGCGCTGTCGCCGGCGTGGCGATGGACACCGCCATCTTTTGCACCCCCGGCTCCACCGGAGCGGTGCGCCTGGCGATGACGAAGCTCATTTTGCCGGAATTGGGGCATGTCATAAGAGAGATTCGGAAAGACCGGTGAAGAAACACGTGTCCGTTCGGGTGAGAACGGACACGAAGTTTGATCAGGCGTTTTTCTGTTTTTCCCTTTCTTGATTGCGAAGGATGAAGCGTTGGATTTTGCCGCTCGGCGTTTTCGGGAGTTCGGCGACAAATTCGACTTCGCGCGGGTATTCATGTTTGGATAAGCGCGTTTTGACGAACAAAGACAGCTCTTCGGCCAGCTCGTCCGACGGCGCAAAGCCTTCTTTCAGCACGACAAACGCTTTGACGATCTCTCCTTTGATGGGATCCGGCTTCCCGACGGCGGCCGCTTCGACGACGGCCGGATGCTCAAGGAGGCAGCTTTCGATTTCAAATGGTCCGATGCGGTAGCCGGCGCTTGAAATGATGTCATCCGCCCGCCCTTGAAACCAGAAATACCCGTCTTCGTCTTTGGTTGCTAAATCGCCGGTCAAAAACCAATGGCCGACAAGCCGTTCGGCTGTTTTTTCAGGATCTTTCCAATACCCCTTAAAGACGTTTGGAATCGAGTCGGTGTTAAAGGCAATTTGTCCGACTTGGCCGTCGGCGACCGGATTCCCATTCTCATCGAGCAAGGCGATGTCAAAGCCCGGAAGCGGCCATCCCATCGAGCCTGGACGGATGTCCATCGCGGCGGCGTTGAGGTTTCCAATCAGCATCAACGTTTCCGACAAGCCATAATGGTCGTGGATCGTGACCCCCACGTGCTCTTGGAAAAAGCGAATGACTTCCGGATTGAGCGGTTCGCCGGCTGAGCTCATGGCGCGCACGTTCAGCTGATAGCGGCGAATGACGTCCGCGCCGGCCGCCGCCATCGCCCGGTACGCGGTCGGGGCGTACGCGAAATTGGTCACCCGGTATTTTTCCATCAAGGAATAGCACGTTTCCGGTTGAAACGGCCCTTCATAAAAGACGATCGGCACGCCGAACGCCATCGGCGCAAAGGTGCAAAAGATCAACCCGTACGCCCAGCCCGGATCCGCCCCGCCGAAAAAGACATCATCATCGCGCAGGCCGATCGCATAGCGCATATACGGATAAATGTTGATGAGCACGTTGTGCGGCCACATGGCGCCTTTGGGCATTCCGGTGGAGCCGGACGTATACTGAATCGCAAGCAGATCGTCGACCGTCGTTTCTTCGATCGAGTGCTCAGTCGACTCTTTTGAAAGCGTTTCCCAAAACGGCTGGTCTTGATCATGAGACGGCTCATCAATGACAAAAATGTGTTCGAGCGTCGGCATTTTTTCCTTTTCCGGCAGTTTGGCGCGCTGTTCCTTGTTCGTCAAGAGGACTTTCGCCTCGGAATGGTTGATGCGATATTCGATTGCCTGCGGGCCAAACGCGGTAAAGAGCGGCACATACACGGCGCCGACTTTCCAAGCCGCCAAAATGTAGACGACAAGAGCCGGGTTTTTCGGCATGAGCGCGCAGACGCGATCCCCTTTTTTCACCCCGAGTTTGCGGAACACGTTCGCCATTTGGTTGGACCAATCGCGCAATTGCCGATAGGTGATCGTTTTTTGCTCTCCTAAAGCGTTTTCATAAAAGAGCGCAATGCGGTTCGGATCCTCGGCATACCGGTCGCATACTTCGTG
Protein-coding regions in this window:
- a CDS encoding R2-like ligand-binding oxidase; protein product: MVHHDGFQTVKGTIDWEHPMYKLYEKAKRNGKWNPADIDFSQDKEDFARLTSEEKIAALPLVAGFSAGEEAVTLDILPMANALARQGRLEDVLFLTTFMHDEAKHVEMFSRWQQAVGIGQMDLSVFHNDHYKRIFYEALPEAMNRLYTDDSPEAVIRAATVYNMIVEGTLAESGYYTFRQIYKKAGLFPGLLQGIDYLNMDEGRHIQFGLYTIQRLVNEDERYYDLFIQYMDELWPHVVGYVAYLTELGQRQQQLARTYALEIDYEMLNNYVIKQFNIRKKQISRAKRYDSVEELEKTLSEAER
- a CDS encoding response regulator transcription factor, yielding MHRTLSEKLQAILQDGMAIIGRHRESIVSRWNAKLCELRKKQHIAAPSLEAAIELLCEHTAEANGEAREWLKTVGEAWRSHSCFSPSNKMTFVFTMLENAVHEVVQAIPGSTFHDHQAVQYLFSKLYEAVFSPTVDNQPDIGRFLEQLAASRQMPIHWIAELDKMDGRFYVKKLYGETEWLPTAIHVLEADTIFSLGEQLLAYMPKARGKKRVIPLPWEESVFLFCTDETDHQVLPFLLHSFELFHAGGMALEQTKQDQLWKDAVILFDRWIMRAKSLQQAVEYISSGFVAYLPFERCALFAYSSENESGFGLYGYKLDNKQIKNIRENINALPLIKQYVQQLQLLGNHMANVPPIYLPDASEGLPTKYIEQFQLESIVIAPIYAPSENRLIGAAILDQGPGRPFTLSSDIFTAVMKFGQSAGEVLAKFSGGRPELVPSTPHLSPREIEVLKLVAEGASTYEAAKRLHLSEYTVRDYVSAILQKMNAKNRTEAIVKAIRDGII
- a CDS encoding MogA/MoaB family molybdenum cofactor biosynthesis protein; the encoded protein is MSTIEHKQEAPKTVRCKVITVSDTRTEETDHSGRLMIELLTEAGHDVVGYEIVKDEEAAIREAVLDGCRRLDVDAVLTNGGTGIAKRDVTIETVSALLEKELVGFGELFRFLSYTEDIGAAAMLSRAVAGVAMDTAIFCTPGSTGAVRLAMTKLILPELGHVIREIRKDR
- a CDS encoding acyl-CoA synthetase; translation: MTNHPSPVSIIQSFSWDHAFAHYDWDPRSRFNAAHEVCDRYAEDPNRIALFYENALGEQKTITYRQLRDWSNQMANVFRKLGVKKGDRVCALMPKNPALVVYILAAWKVGAVYVPLFTAFGPQAIEYRINHSEAKVLLTNKEQRAKLPEKEKMPTLEHIFVIDEPSHDQDQPFWETLSKESTEHSIEETTVDDLLAIQYTSGSTGMPKGAMWPHNVLINIYPYMRYAIGLRDDDVFFGGADPGWAYGLIFCTFAPMAFGVPIVFYEGPFQPETCYSLMEKYRVTNFAYAPTAYRAMAAAGADVIRRYQLNVRAMSSAGEPLNPEVIRFFQEHVGVTIHDHYGLSETLMLIGNLNAAAMDIRPGSMGWPLPGFDIALLDENGNPVADGQVGQIAFNTDSIPNVFKGYWKDPEKTAERLVGHWFLTGDLATKDEDGYFWFQGRADDIISSAGYRIGPFEIESCLLEHPAVVEAAAVGKPDPIKGEIVKAFVVLKEGFAPSDELAEELSLFVKTRLSKHEYPREVEFVAELPKTPSGKIQRFILRNQEREKQKNA